One genomic segment of Pseudomonas chlororaphis subsp. aurantiaca includes these proteins:
- a CDS encoding MarR family winged helix-turn-helix transcriptional regulator, producing MKHFTPDDFHNCHLGLLLGRAALLKDRIIDTHMEPHGITAAQFKVLIIMAQFGVDTPAELCRHLSLDSGSMTRMLDRLEQKDFLARQRSEHDRRQVRLVLTEEGQKLTDCLPHIGANAMNELAGAITPEELKTLEQILKKILLAAGDPITVLRVGDK from the coding sequence ATGAAACACTTCACCCCAGACGATTTCCACAATTGCCACCTTGGGCTCTTGCTGGGCCGCGCCGCCCTGCTCAAGGACCGGATCATCGACACCCACATGGAACCCCACGGCATCACCGCCGCGCAGTTCAAGGTGCTGATCATCATGGCCCAGTTCGGCGTCGACACTCCGGCCGAGCTGTGCCGCCACCTGTCCCTCGACAGCGGTTCCATGACCCGCATGCTCGATCGCCTGGAGCAGAAGGACTTCCTCGCCCGCCAACGCTCGGAGCACGACCGCCGCCAGGTGCGCCTGGTGCTCACCGAGGAGGGCCAGAAGCTCACCGACTGCCTGCCGCACATCGGCGCCAATGCCATGAACGAACTGGCCGGCGCCATCACCCCCGAAGAGTTGAAAACCCTGGAACAGATCCTCAAGAAAATTTTGCTGGCGGCCGGTGACCCGATCACCGTGTTGCGGGTAGGTGATAAGTAA
- a CDS encoding translocation/assembly module TamB domain-containing protein yields the protein MKRGLKIAALALLVLVAGLVLALASMLGTQAGSRWALGLVPGLTVENFAGRLGGQWSADHLLWQQDSSRVELQALKFAWSPACLMRMTLCIEQLDVEQVSLQFPPGAEEESSGPISLPDLQLPLAIELGQVRVGSLQFNGAEELKGLQLAAQWTAKGLQIDSVSLRRDDLSLNLSGLLSPSGDWPLSATATLTLPAPGSEPWALALKVDGDLLKTLKLAADSSGYLQGRLSGELQPLAENLPAEVRITADGFKASADLPDTLMLNQLELTGKGNLKAGYRLLGKATLPAEQGPVALALQGKVDAKGAQIAALDLTANDKQNLKLTGQLDWSQGLNAEAKLDWLDFPWHRLYPLIEEPAVAVRRFNAEVAYRDGNYLGNFKGDLDGPAGAFSLSSPFSGDLTKIFLPQFKLTAGQGKAEGHLNLQFADGIAWDTALDLSAINPAYWVAELPGTLAGPLRSQGEMKNEQLKLNADLDLKGKLRGQPVVLQAKADGAGEQWNLNALDIRLGDNRINGSGRLQQRLAGQLDIKLPRLGQLWPELRGQLNGRLDVAGTLKAPQGKLDLQGQQLVFADNRLQSLKLDANLDSAQRARIDLKGAGIQVGETSLGTLTASGQGDIKSQKLQLDLQGPQLKLALGLDGKLDQGNWRGRLASGDIQTGGQDWRLQAPAKLEYLADGKLNFGAHCWASGDASLCGEDQRLMPEPKLRYHLKQFPIDSLAQWLPKDFAWKGRLNADIKLDVPAGGPQGRILLDASGGTLRVKEKQQWLDFPYQTLKIDTTLNPKRIDTQLAFSGGKLGELMLQAQINPLPKNKPLSGEFRLSGLDLAVARPFVPMVEKLAGTLNGSGRISGGLLAPQVNGSLALSGGEVSGPELPISLQDLQLQALIAGENVQLSGGWKTGKAGQGSLNGNIAWGQALVVDLSLKGSQLPVTVEPYAVLDVAPDLKISMKDDKLAIAGKVQVPKGEITIRELPPSTVKVSDDTVIIGHQTEEGKAPMAMAMDIDVVVGEDKLSFTGFGLTANLQGHVHIGDNMDTRGELWLNDGRYRAYGQRLTVRRARLLFAGPIDQPYLDIEAIRQTDDVIAGIRLSGSAEQPTTQIFSEPAMSQEQALSYLVLGRPLSTTGEDNNMLAQAALGLGLMGSSNITGGLAKNLGIEDFQLDTQGSGNTTSVVASGNISERLSLRYGVGVFEPANTIALRYKLSKKVYLEAASGVASSLDIFYKRDF from the coding sequence GTGAAACGTGGTTTGAAGATCGCGGCGCTGGCGCTGCTGGTGCTGGTGGCGGGGCTGGTACTGGCGCTGGCTTCGATGCTCGGCACCCAGGCCGGCAGTCGCTGGGCCCTGGGCCTGGTGCCGGGTTTGACGGTGGAGAACTTCGCCGGCCGCCTGGGCGGACAGTGGAGCGCCGATCACCTGTTGTGGCAACAGGACAGCAGCCGGGTCGAACTCCAGGCTCTGAAATTCGCCTGGTCGCCGGCGTGCCTGATGCGCATGACCCTGTGCATCGAGCAACTGGACGTGGAGCAGGTCAGCCTGCAGTTCCCGCCGGGTGCGGAAGAAGAAAGCAGCGGCCCGATCAGCCTGCCGGATCTGCAACTGCCCCTGGCTATCGAGCTGGGTCAGGTGCGGGTCGGCAGCCTGCAGTTCAATGGCGCCGAGGAACTCAAGGGCCTGCAACTGGCGGCGCAGTGGACGGCCAAGGGCTTGCAGATCGACTCGGTGAGCCTGCGACGCGACGACCTCAGCCTCAATCTCTCGGGTTTGTTGTCGCCCAGCGGCGACTGGCCACTGAGCGCCACCGCTACCCTGACCCTGCCGGCGCCCGGCAGCGAACCCTGGGCGCTGGCACTGAAGGTCGATGGCGACCTGTTGAAGACCCTCAAGCTTGCGGCCGACAGCAGCGGTTATCTGCAAGGCCGGTTGAGCGGTGAGCTGCAACCGTTGGCGGAGAACCTGCCGGCCGAGGTGCGGATCACCGCCGATGGCTTCAAGGCCAGCGCCGATCTGCCCGATACCCTGATGCTCAATCAGCTGGAACTGACCGGCAAAGGCAATCTCAAGGCGGGTTACCGACTGCTGGGCAAGGCCACCTTGCCGGCCGAGCAGGGGCCGGTGGCACTGGCGCTGCAAGGCAAGGTCGACGCCAAGGGCGCGCAGATCGCCGCGCTGGACCTGACCGCCAACGACAAGCAAAACCTCAAGCTGACCGGCCAGCTGGACTGGAGCCAGGGCCTGAACGCCGAAGCCAAGCTCGACTGGCTGGATTTTCCCTGGCATCGCCTGTACCCGCTGATCGAAGAACCCGCGGTGGCGGTGCGTCGTTTCAATGCGGAAGTCGCCTACCGCGATGGCAACTACCTGGGCAACTTCAAGGGCGACCTCGATGGCCCGGCGGGGGCGTTCAGCCTCAGCAGCCCGTTCAGCGGCGACCTGACGAAAATCTTCCTGCCCCAGTTCAAGCTGACGGCCGGCCAGGGCAAGGCCGAAGGCCACCTGAACCTGCAATTCGCCGACGGCATCGCCTGGGATACCGCCCTGGACCTGTCGGCGATCAACCCGGCGTACTGGGTTGCCGAACTGCCGGGTACGTTAGCTGGACCGCTGCGCAGCCAGGGCGAAATGAAGAACGAGCAACTCAAGCTCAACGCCGACCTCGACCTCAAGGGCAAGTTGCGCGGCCAGCCCGTGGTGCTGCAGGCCAAGGCCGATGGCGCTGGCGAGCAGTGGAACCTGAACGCCCTGGACATCCGCCTGGGCGACAACCGCATCAACGGTTCCGGCCGCCTGCAACAACGCCTGGCCGGGCAGCTCGATATCAAGCTGCCACGCCTCGGCCAGCTGTGGCCCGAGCTGCGTGGCCAGCTCAACGGCCGCCTCGATGTGGCAGGTACCTTGAAGGCGCCGCAGGGCAAGCTTGACCTGCAAGGCCAGCAACTGGTGTTCGCCGACAATCGCCTGCAGAGCCTCAAGCTCGATGCCAACCTGGACAGCGCGCAACGGGCGCGGATCGACCTCAAGGGGGCCGGCATCCAGGTCGGCGAAACCTCGCTGGGGACGCTGACGGCCAGCGGCCAGGGCGATATCAAGAGCCAGAAGTTGCAACTGGACCTGCAAGGGCCGCAGCTCAAGCTGGCGCTGGGCCTGGACGGCAAGCTGGACCAGGGCAACTGGCGCGGACGCCTGGCCAGCGGCGATATCCAGACCGGTGGCCAGGACTGGAGGCTGCAAGCCCCGGCGAAGCTCGAATACCTGGCCGACGGCAAGCTCAATTTCGGCGCCCATTGCTGGGCCAGCGGCGATGCCAGCCTGTGTGGCGAGGATCAGCGGCTGATGCCCGAGCCCAAGTTGCGCTATCACCTCAAGCAGTTCCCGATCGACAGCCTCGCGCAGTGGCTGCCCAAGGATTTTGCCTGGAAGGGCCGGCTCAATGCCGATATCAAGCTGGACGTACCGGCTGGCGGCCCGCAGGGGCGGATCCTGCTGGACGCCAGCGGCGGCACCTTGCGGGTCAAGGAAAAGCAGCAGTGGCTGGACTTCCCGTATCAGACGCTGAAAATCGACACCACCCTCAACCCCAAGCGTATCGACACGCAGCTGGCGTTCAGCGGCGGCAAGCTCGGTGAGCTGATGCTGCAGGCGCAGATCAATCCGTTGCCGAAAAACAAGCCGCTGTCCGGCGAGTTCCGCCTCAGCGGCCTGGACCTGGCGGTGGCGCGGCCGTTCGTGCCGATGGTCGAGAAGCTCGCCGGCACCCTCAATGGCAGCGGGCGCATCTCCGGTGGCCTGCTGGCGCCGCAGGTCAACGGCAGCCTGGCGCTCAGCGGTGGCGAAGTCTCCGGTCCCGAATTGCCCATCAGCCTCCAGGACCTGCAATTGCAGGCGCTGATCGCCGGTGAAAATGTGCAGTTGAGCGGCGGTTGGAAGACCGGCAAGGCCGGGCAGGGCAGCCTCAACGGCAATATCGCCTGGGGCCAGGCGCTGGTGGTGGACCTGAGCCTGAAAGGCTCGCAGTTGCCGGTCACCGTCGAGCCCTATGCGGTACTGGACGTGGCGCCGGACCTGAAGATCTCGATGAAGGACGACAAGCTGGCGATCGCCGGCAAGGTCCAGGTGCCCAAGGGCGAAATCACCATTCGCGAATTGCCGCCGTCGACGGTCAAGGTGTCGGACGACACGGTGATCATCGGCCACCAGACCGAGGAGGGCAAAGCGCCGATGGCCATGGCGATGGACATCGACGTGGTGGTCGGCGAGGACAAGCTCAGCTTCACCGGTTTCGGCCTGACCGCCAACCTGCAAGGCCACGTGCACATCGGCGACAACATGGACACCCGTGGCGAACTGTGGCTCAACGACGGCCGCTACCGCGCCTACGGCCAGCGCCTGACCGTGCGCCGGGCGCGCCTGCTGTTCGCCGGGCCGATCGACCAGCCGTACCTGGACATCGAGGCGATCCGCCAGACCGATGACGTGATCGCCGGGATCCGCCTCAGTGGCAGCGCCGAACAACCGACCACGCAGATCTTCTCGGAGCCGGCCATGAGCCAGGAGCAGGCCTTGTCCTACCTGGTACTCGGGCGTCCCTTGAGCACTACCGGCGAGGACAACAACATGCTGGCGCAAGCCGCCCTGGGCCTTGGCCTGATGGGCAGCTCGAACATCACCGGCGGGCTGGCCAAGAACCTGGGGATAGAAGACTTCCAGCTCGACACCCAGGGCAGCGGCAACACCACCAGCGTGGTGGCCAGCGGCAATATCTCCGAGCGCCTCAGCCTGCGGTACGGGGTGGGGGTCTTCGAACCGGCCAACACCATCGCCCTGCGCTACAAACTGAGCAAGAAGGTCTACCTGGAAGCGGCCAGCGGCGTTGCCAGCTCGCTGGACATCTTCTACAAACGCGACTTCTGA
- a CDS encoding autotransporter assembly complex protein TamA produces MKFSGRFTSGLLLLFTSCAALAQSELDVRVKPSNDELKANVEGYIGGVGDRDEEALLRFSRGAEEQARKAAQALGYYQPQISSEVKGGEKPRLVLNIDPGEPVHLRNVTIRVDGPAASLKGFRVPKSDQLKSGAVLNHGHYEDAKRLIQNQASRYGFFSGRFTRQKLAVDPQAGVADIELVYESGPRYALGKVSFAGDTPFDEDLLQRMVPFKAGTPYDSELIAELNQALQSSGYFEGVRVDAAPTAAAAEVIPVAVQLETRKPRTMGLGLGFSTDVGPRAKANWTRHWVNAQGHSYGWEAEVSAPRQNVGLFYDIPLDPPLTDKLRFAGGYQNEEISNTDTLSKLLTLGPEWHSKLPSGWQRVISLKWQREEYRLGDDSGLSTLLMPGISYSYLRSDNRIDPHNGYRLQFDSKVAKEGLGSDTNLLYGTVLLKGLTTVWDNHRFLGRVQFGGSATNGYKKVPPSLRFFAGGDQSVRGYDYQSLSPENSDGDRIGGRYMVAGSVEYQYSIAEKWRLATFVDQGNSFDKLELPNLKTGVGVGVRWISPVGPIRLDLARALDDDGGIRLHFSMGPEL; encoded by the coding sequence ATGAAGTTTTCAGGAAGATTCACCAGCGGCTTGTTGCTGCTGTTCACAAGCTGTGCGGCACTGGCGCAAAGCGAATTGGACGTCAGGGTCAAACCCTCCAACGATGAACTCAAGGCCAATGTGGAGGGCTACATTGGCGGGGTTGGCGATCGCGACGAGGAGGCGCTGCTGCGTTTCAGTCGTGGTGCCGAGGAGCAGGCCCGCAAGGCCGCCCAGGCCCTGGGCTACTACCAGCCGCAGATCAGCAGCGAAGTCAAAGGCGGCGAAAAGCCGCGTTTGGTGCTGAACATCGATCCTGGCGAGCCGGTGCACCTGCGCAACGTCACCATCCGGGTCGACGGCCCGGCGGCCTCCCTCAAGGGCTTTCGTGTGCCCAAAAGCGATCAGCTGAAAAGCGGCGCGGTCCTCAATCACGGTCATTACGAAGACGCCAAGCGCCTGATCCAGAACCAGGCGTCGCGCTACGGCTTTTTCAGCGGGCGTTTCACCCGGCAGAAGCTGGCCGTGGACCCCCAGGCCGGGGTGGCGGATATCGAACTGGTGTACGAAAGCGGTCCGCGCTACGCCCTGGGCAAGGTCAGTTTCGCCGGCGATACGCCGTTCGACGAAGACCTGCTGCAACGCATGGTGCCGTTCAAGGCCGGCACTCCCTACGATTCCGAACTGATCGCCGAACTCAACCAGGCGCTGCAATCGAGCGGTTACTTCGAAGGCGTGCGGGTCGACGCGGCGCCGACCGCGGCCGCCGCCGAGGTGATTCCGGTGGCGGTCCAGCTGGAAACCCGCAAGCCGCGCACCATGGGCCTGGGCCTGGGGTTTTCCACCGATGTCGGGCCGCGGGCCAAGGCCAACTGGACCCGGCACTGGGTCAACGCCCAAGGCCACAGCTATGGCTGGGAGGCGGAAGTCTCCGCGCCGCGGCAGAACGTCGGCCTGTTCTACGACATACCGCTGGACCCGCCGCTGACCGACAAGCTGCGTTTTGCCGGCGGCTACCAGAACGAAGAAATCTCCAATACCGATACCCTGAGCAAACTGCTCACCCTCGGCCCCGAGTGGCACAGCAAGTTGCCCAGCGGCTGGCAGCGGGTCATCTCGCTGAAGTGGCAGCGCGAGGAATACCGCCTTGGCGACGACTCGGGCCTGAGTACCCTGTTGATGCCCGGCATCAGTTATTCCTACCTGCGCAGCGATAACCGCATCGACCCGCACAACGGCTATCGCCTGCAATTCGACAGCAAGGTGGCCAAGGAAGGGCTGGGCTCGGACACCAACCTGTTATATGGCACCGTGCTGCTCAAGGGCCTGACCACGGTGTGGGACAACCACCGGTTTCTTGGCCGGGTGCAGTTCGGTGGCAGCGCCACCAACGGTTACAAGAAGGTCCCGCCATCGCTGCGCTTTTTCGCCGGTGGCGATCAGAGCGTGCGTGGTTACGATTACCAGAGCCTGTCGCCGGAGAACTCCGACGGCGACCGGATCGGCGGGCGCTACATGGTGGCCGGCAGCGTCGAGTACCAGTACTCCATCGCGGAAAAATGGCGCCTGGCGACCTTTGTCGACCAGGGCAACTCCTTTGACAAGCTTGAACTGCCGAACCTCAAGACCGGGGTTGGCGTCGGTGTGCGCTGGATATCCCCGGTGGGGCCGATCCGCCTCGACCTGGCCCGTGCGCTGGACGACGACGGTGGCATTCGCTTGCACTTTTCCATGGGGCCAGAGCTGTGA
- a CDS encoding GNAT family N-acetyltransferase, with translation MPETSTAIADIHMLDSGYAREARSLLYQAYRHERTFAYLFESERPGYEQRVRATVRELVKQHFLQDLPAIGLLVNDRLIGIALIAPPQRRLGITESWAWRLRMVLSTGFRCTRRYLDYHAAVLGCLPSDSVHVLPLLGVHPQFQGKHFGEQLLQAVHNWCAVDEHSQGVVLDTGNPRYLAFYERQGYEEIGEIAVGPIREHVFFHANPQVLQNAAG, from the coding sequence ATGCCTGAAACCTCGACTGCCATCGCCGACATTCATATGCTCGACAGCGGCTATGCCCGCGAAGCCCGTTCCCTGCTGTACCAGGCTTATCGCCATGAGCGGACCTTCGCTTATCTGTTCGAGTCCGAACGCCCGGGTTACGAGCAGCGGGTGCGGGCCACGGTGCGTGAGCTGGTCAAGCAGCACTTTCTTCAGGACCTGCCAGCCATCGGCCTGCTGGTCAACGACCGGCTGATCGGCATCGCCCTGATCGCGCCCCCCCAGCGTCGCCTGGGCATTACCGAGAGCTGGGCCTGGCGTCTGCGCATGGTGCTCAGCACCGGTTTCCGCTGCACCCGGCGTTACCTGGACTATCACGCGGCGGTGCTGGGCTGCCTGCCCAGCGATTCGGTGCACGTCCTGCCATTGCTGGGCGTCCACCCGCAGTTCCAGGGCAAGCACTTCGGTGAGCAGTTGCTGCAGGCGGTGCACAACTGGTGCGCGGTGGACGAGCATTCCCAGGGCGTGGTGCTGGACACCGGCAACCCACGTTACCTGGCGTTCTATGAGCGCCAGGGTTACGAAGAGATTGGCGAGATCGCCGTCGGTCCGATCCGTGAGCACGTTTTCTTTCACGCCAACCCGCAGGTTCTGCAGAACGCGGCCGGCTGA
- the xthA gene encoding exodeoxyribonuclease III, with protein MKIVSFNINGLRARPHQLAALIEKHQPDIIGLQETKVSDDQFPLAEVQALGYHVHFHGQKGHYGVALLSRQAPLDLYKGFDGDDEDAQRRFIWGTFVDANGTQVTIMNGYFPQGESRDHPTKFPAKQRFYSDLQHLLETRFSNEQPLVVMGDVNISPEDCDIGIGPDNMKRWLKTGKCSFLPEEREWMARLKNWGLVDSFRHLNPEVADRFSWFDYRSRGFEDEPKRGLRIDLIMASRGLLPRIKDAGVDYDLRGMEKPSDHAPIWLELS; from the coding sequence ATGAAGATCGTCTCGTTCAACATCAACGGGCTGCGCGCCCGCCCCCATCAGCTGGCGGCGCTGATCGAAAAGCATCAACCGGACATCATCGGCCTGCAGGAAACCAAGGTGTCGGACGACCAGTTCCCCCTGGCCGAAGTCCAGGCGCTGGGTTATCACGTGCATTTCCACGGGCAGAAAGGCCACTACGGCGTCGCCCTGCTTTCGCGCCAGGCGCCACTGGACCTGTACAAAGGCTTCGACGGTGACGATGAAGACGCCCAGCGGCGCTTTATCTGGGGCACCTTCGTCGACGCCAACGGCACCCAGGTAACCATCATGAACGGCTACTTCCCCCAGGGCGAAAGCCGCGACCACCCCACCAAGTTCCCGGCCAAGCAGCGTTTCTACAGCGACCTGCAGCACCTGCTGGAAACCCGTTTCAGCAACGAGCAGCCGCTGGTGGTCATGGGCGACGTGAACATTTCCCCGGAAGACTGCGACATCGGCATTGGCCCGGACAACATGAAACGCTGGCTGAAAACCGGCAAGTGCAGCTTCCTGCCGGAAGAGCGCGAGTGGATGGCCCGCCTGAAGAACTGGGGCCTGGTGGACAGTTTCCGCCACCTCAACCCCGAGGTGGCCGATCGCTTCAGCTGGTTCGACTACCGCAGCCGCGGTTTCGAGGACGAGCCCAAGCGCGGCCTGCGCATCGACCTGATCATGGCCTCCCGCGGCCTGCTGCCACGGATCAAGGATGCCGGGGTCGACTACGACCTGCGCGGCATGGAAAAACCTTCCGACCACGCACCGATCTGGCTCGAACTGAGCTGA
- a CDS encoding DUF1508 domain-containing protein, translated as MSGWFELKQYGSGGFRFLLKSRDAQSMLQSDRYPCRESVEAAIALLRKHCTSSGSYEKKIAPGGKSYFNLKAGKEVSLVSHLYDSEPTRESAIEAIMQAGTSTRVELC; from the coding sequence ATGAGTGGCTGGTTCGAGCTGAAGCAATATGGCAGCGGAGGTTTCAGGTTCTTGCTGAAGTCCAGGGACGCGCAGAGCATGCTTCAAAGCGACCGTTACCCTTGTCGTGAGAGTGTCGAGGCAGCCATCGCGCTGCTGCGCAAGCACTGCACGTCCTCGGGTAGTTACGAAAAGAAGATCGCCCCGGGTGGCAAATCCTACTTCAATCTCAAGGCCGGCAAGGAGGTGAGCCTGGTCAGCCACCTGTATGACTCGGAGCCGACCCGTGAGTCCGCCATCGAGGCCATCATGCAGGCCGGCACCAGCACCCGGGTCGAGTTGTGTTGA
- a CDS encoding substrate-binding domain-containing protein has translation MSRVCTVSERDLWCRTLCLLLVGFVCYALPWSVFAALPLDGDNQPVLRIQGSNTIGAALGPALVKGLMQEQGLLDIRIEASGKDNERRVTGQNTQGRRVFVEIAAHGSSTGFVALKNASADLAAASRPIKDSELVELETLGDLKAPEAEQVIAIDGLAIILHPQNPLARLDTEQLARVFSGEVKTWEELGGVGGAIHLYARDDRSGTYDTFKELVLAHRGKNLSATAQRFESSEQLSDAVSHDPQGIGFIGLPYVRQAKAVAIVDGGSQPMLPLDSLIATEDYPLSRRLYFYLPPDEQNPWARALVRFAQSPRGQAIVAANGFIAQTVLAMSVTPAPQMPEGYQAIARQAQRLTVNFRFEEGSATLDNKARQDLTRVLDFLKRHDKLAKRVTLVGFGDAKNDPARAALLSKLRAMTVRRELVRNGVVLRDIRGFGAQMPVAANTADEGRIKNRRVEVWVY, from the coding sequence ATGTCACGCGTTTGTACCGTAAGTGAACGGGACCTCTGGTGCCGCACCCTCTGCCTGCTGCTGGTCGGCTTCGTCTGCTACGCCCTGCCCTGGTCGGTGTTCGCCGCCCTGCCCCTGGACGGTGACAACCAGCCGGTGCTGCGCATCCAGGGTTCCAACACCATCGGTGCCGCGCTGGGCCCGGCCCTGGTCAAGGGCCTGATGCAGGAACAGGGTTTGCTCGACATACGGATCGAGGCCTCAGGCAAAGACAACGAGCGTCGGGTGACCGGCCAGAATACCCAGGGCCGGCGCGTTTTCGTCGAGATCGCCGCCCATGGCTCCAGTACCGGCTTCGTCGCGTTGAAGAACGCCAGCGCCGACCTCGCCGCCGCGTCACGACCAATCAAGGACAGCGAACTGGTGGAACTGGAAACCCTCGGCGACCTGAAAGCCCCCGAGGCCGAACAGGTGATCGCCATCGACGGCCTGGCGATCATCCTCCACCCGCAAAACCCACTGGCGCGGCTGGACACCGAGCAACTGGCGCGGGTATTCAGCGGCGAGGTGAAAACCTGGGAAGAACTGGGCGGCGTCGGCGGCGCCATTCACCTGTACGCCCGCGATGATCGCTCCGGCACCTACGACACCTTCAAGGAGCTGGTGCTGGCCCACCGCGGCAAGAACCTCAGCGCCACGGCGCAACGCTTCGAGTCCAGCGAGCAACTCTCCGACGCGGTCAGCCACGATCCCCAGGGCATCGGTTTTATCGGCCTGCCTTATGTGCGCCAGGCCAAGGCCGTAGCGATCGTCGACGGTGGCTCGCAACCGATGTTGCCCCTCGACAGCCTGATCGCCACCGAGGACTACCCGCTGTCACGGCGCCTGTACTTCTACCTGCCACCCGACGAGCAAAACCCTTGGGCCCGCGCCCTGGTGCGTTTCGCCCAGAGCCCCAGGGGCCAGGCCATAGTCGCGGCCAACGGTTTTATCGCGCAGACGGTGCTGGCCATGAGCGTCACCCCCGCCCCGCAGATGCCCGAGGGGTATCAGGCCATCGCCCGACAGGCGCAGCGCCTGACCGTGAATTTTCGCTTCGAGGAAGGCAGCGCCACCCTCGACAACAAGGCGCGCCAGGATCTGACACGGGTCCTGGACTTTCTCAAGCGCCACGACAAGCTGGCCAAGCGCGTGACCCTGGTCGGCTTTGGCGACGCCAAGAACGATCCGGCGCGCGCGGCACTGCTGTCCAAGCTGAGGGCCATGACCGTGCGCCGGGAGTTAGTGAGAAACGGTGTGGTGCTGCGCGATATCCGCGGCTTCGGTGCCCAGATGCCGGTCGCGGCCAATACCGCGGACGAGGGACGGATCAAGAATCGGCGCGTGGAGGTCTGGGTGTATTGA
- a CDS encoding acyl-CoA dehydrogenase, protein MDFAYSPKVQELRERVTAFMDAYVYPAEAVFERQVAEGDRWQPTAIMEELKLKAKAEGLWNLFLPESELGAGLTNLEYAPLAEIMGRSLLGPEPFNCSAPDTGNMEVLVRYANEEQKQRWLEPLLRGEIRSAFAMTEPDVASSDATNMAARAVRDGDEWVINGKKWWTSGACDPRCKILIFMGLSNPDAPRHQQHSMILVPVDTPGVKIVRPLPVFGYDDAPHGHAEVLFDNVRVPYENVLLGEGRGFEIAQGRLGPGRIHHCMRSIGMAERALELMCKRAVSRTAFGKPLARLGGNVDKIADSRMEIDMARLLTLKAAYMMDTVGNKVAKSEIAQIKVVAPNVALKVIDRAIQIHGGAGVSNDFPLAYMYAMQRTLRLADGPDEVHRAAIGKFEIGKYVPKEMLRSGH, encoded by the coding sequence ATGGATTTCGCCTATTCACCCAAGGTTCAGGAACTGCGTGAGCGCGTGACCGCGTTCATGGACGCTTATGTCTATCCGGCTGAAGCCGTGTTCGAGCGCCAGGTCGCCGAAGGCGATCGCTGGCAGCCGACGGCGATCATGGAAGAGCTCAAACTCAAGGCCAAGGCCGAGGGCCTGTGGAATCTGTTCCTGCCCGAGTCGGAACTCGGCGCCGGCCTGACCAACCTCGAATACGCGCCGCTGGCGGAAATCATGGGCCGCTCCCTGCTGGGGCCGGAACCCTTCAATTGCTCGGCACCGGACACCGGCAACATGGAAGTGCTGGTGCGTTACGCCAATGAAGAGCAGAAGCAACGCTGGCTGGAGCCGCTGCTGCGCGGTGAGATCCGCTCCGCCTTCGCCATGACCGAGCCGGACGTGGCGTCGTCCGATGCCACCAACATGGCCGCCCGCGCCGTGCGTGATGGCGACGAATGGGTGATCAACGGCAAGAAGTGGTGGACCTCGGGTGCCTGCGACCCGCGCTGCAAGATCCTGATCTTCATGGGCCTGAGCAACCCGGACGCGCCGCGCCACCAGCAGCACTCGATGATTCTGGTGCCGGTCGACACCCCCGGGGTGAAGATTGTCCGGCCGCTGCCGGTGTTCGGTTACGACGACGCACCCCACGGCCATGCCGAAGTGCTGTTCGACAACGTGCGCGTGCCCTACGAGAACGTGCTGCTGGGCGAGGGTCGTGGTTTCGAGATCGCGCAGGGCCGCCTTGGCCCGGGCCGGATTCACCACTGCATGCGTTCGATCGGCATGGCCGAGCGCGCACTGGAGTTGATGTGCAAGCGTGCGGTGAGCCGCACCGCCTTCGGCAAGCCGCTGGCACGCCTGGGCGGTAACGTCGACAAGATCGCCGATTCGCGGATGGAGATCGACATGGCGCGCCTGTTGACCCTGAAGGCGGCGTACATGATGGACACCGTCGGTAACAAAGTGGCGAAAAGCGAAATCGCCCAGATCAAGGTGGTGGCGCCGAACGTAGCCTTGAAGGTGATCGACCGGGCCATCCAGATTCATGGCGGGGCCGGGGTCTCCAACGATTTCCCGCTGGCCTACATGTATGCCATGCAACGCACCTTGCGCCTGGCCGATGGCCCGGACGAAGTGCACCGCGCTGCCATCGGCAAGTTCGAAATCGGCAAGTACGTGCCCAAGGAAATGCTGCGCAGCGGGCATTAA